A stretch of the Epinephelus fuscoguttatus linkage group LG2, E.fuscoguttatus.final_Chr_v1 genome encodes the following:
- the mis12 gene encoding protein MIS12 homolog has protein sequence MARETREEMEMDTRGEVGEEADGLPLTTLKLYETQFFGFTPQTCMLRVYSAFRDSLYDILPVVEKVCVRQLSKGKSDGAEEVIQTRARECSRKLQQFLEKQFKKLSERMETLLIDRCFSIPPNVLLPEDLSHRNYPQHLEEALRLESSHADLQRAYEAEVCARQALLAELEEQREVQRQLEGILTWIRELQAAWVNEGNGSFHDSFRLVMESVKKLEEAVGEVCNRAPH, from the exons ATGGCGCGGGAAACCCGGGAAGAGATGGAGATGGATACCCGCGGAGAGGTGGGCGAAGAGGCGGACGGTCTCCCTCTGACAACTTTAAAACTGTACGAGACACAGTTTTTCGGTTTCACCCCACAGACATGTATGTTACGGGTCTACAGTGCCTTCCGGGACTCCCTGTACGACATTTTACCCGTGGTggagaaggtgtgtgtgaggcagctgaGCAAAGGCAAGTCTGACGGGGCCGAGGAGGTGATCCAGACCCGGGCCCGGGAGTGCAGCCGGAAGCTGCAGCAGTTTCTGGAGAAGCAGTTCAAGAAGCTGTCGGAGCGGATGGAAACACTGCTGATCGACCGCTGCTTCTCCATCCCGCCTAATGTCCTCCTGCCCGAGGACCTGTCACACAGGAACTACCCCCAACACTTAGAG GAGGCCCTGAGGCTGGAGTCGTCCCACGCTGACCTCCAGAGAGCCTACGAAGCAGAGGTCTGTGCCAGACAGGCCCTGCTAGCTGAgctggaggagcagagggaggtgCAGAGGCAGCTGGAAGGCATCCTGACGTGGATCAGAGAGCTGCAGGCTGCCTGGGTGAACGAAGGTAACGGCAGCTTCCATGACAGTTTCCGGCTTGTGATGGAGTCTGTGAAGAAGCTGGAGGAGGCCGTCGGGGAGGTCTGCAACAGGGCGCCTCATTGA